The genomic stretch TAAGCCGCCTTCGCCTCTTGGTCAGCCAGCACCGGCAGGCTGACCGCCACCGTGGTGCCGAGCCCCTGGCGGCTGTCGATGGCGAGGTGCCCCCCGCTCAGCTCGGCGATGGCGCGCGCGATGGCGATGCCGAGCCCGGCGCCTTCGCGGTCGCGGGTCAGGGCAGCGTCGCCGAAGACGAAGGGTTGCGACAGGGTGGCGAGGCGTTCGGCGGTCATGCCGATGCCGGTGTCGGTGATCTCGAGCACGACGCCGTCGCTGCCCGCATAGGCCGCAAGGGTGACCTTGCCGCCGCGCGGGGTGAAGCGCACGGCGTTTTCGACGAGGTTCGAGACCATGCGCTCGAGCGCGAAGCGGTCGGCCGTCAGCAGGGCGTTGCACGGGCCGCCGAGCCCGAAGATCACTCCGGCATGCTGCGCCTGGCCGGCGAACCGGCGAAACACCCCCACCAGCAGTTCGTCGGCAGTGAACCGGTCGGCCCGCATCTCGCGGCGACCGCCTTCCAGTTCGGCCAGTTCGAGAATCGAGCCGAAAAACCCGAGCAGCCGCTCGCCGGACGACTTCACTGCCTCGACGTAGCTCAGATAGCGCGGGTCGCCCAGCGGCCCGTAGGGCTGCTGCCGCATCATGTCGGCAAAGCCGATAATGTGGTTGAGCGGCGTGCGGATATCGTGGCTGAGATGCGCAAGGAAGCTGGTCTTGGACCGGCTGGCGGCCTCGGCGCGCAGCTTTTCCTCGTGGTAGCGCCGGGCCAGCAGGCGCTGTTCCTCGCGGATCGAGGTCAGCAACTGGTTGGTGCGGCGGCTCTCGGTGACGTCCATCACCAGAGTGACGAAGCCCGAGCCCTCGAGCGGGCGCTCTTCGATCAGCAGGGTGGACCCGTCTTCTCGATGCAGTTCGAGCAGCCGGTTCTGCCAGTCCTCGCGTACCGACTGCATATAGCCGCCCTGCGCGAGGCTCTTCACCACCTCGTGGTAGGCGGCGCCGGCGGCAAGCGCGTCCGGGGTGACGCCAAGCCGTTCGGCAAAACGGCTGTTGCTGGCGATCAGGCAGGCATCGGTGCCCCAGCAGGCGACGCCGAACGGCAGGGTTTCGATCAGCGAGGCATAGCCGGCCGTCGGTTTGCGACCCGTGAGACGGGTGAGCAGTCGCTCCAGCACGCCGATGAGTGTGCGCCGCAGCCAGTTGCCGCGCATCAGTCCATCAGGCGTGCGGAATCGCTTCGCCTCGTCGCCGGATTGCTCCGTCGGCCGCATCAAGTTCTCCGCCTATGTGATTGGGACGACCCAGTGATTTGCCCCGATAGGGGGACTTTGAATCCGCTTCGCCGTCACTGTCCAGAGGGGGTCTCGGGAGGCAATGACGGTGAAGCGCAAAATCGTGAGTCGATTGAATCACTTAGCCCCGGAAGAAAAATTCTTCCAAGGGTAAGGTTCCGTTAACCAGCGAGCGTTCGCTCCAGGATGTCGGCGGTGTTGCGGCTGAGATCGCCGGTTTCCTGCAATGATTTCAGGGCCCTCTCGGCTTCGCCGCGACGTACGGATTCGAAGCTGCGCCATACGCGGAAGGCCGTAAGCACCCTTGCTGCGACCTGCGGGTTGCGCTTGTCGACGTCGCCGACGAACTCGGCGAGGAAGCGGAAGCCGGCGCCGTCCTTACGGGCGAACTGCGTCGGGTTGTTCATGCCGAACGTCGCCATGAGGGCTCTTAGCCGGTTGGGGTTGTTCTGCGGGAAATCCGGTGCGGCGAGGATCGAGCGGATGCGGTCCAGCGCCCCGTCGTCCGCGGCGATCGCGTTGAGCGACAGCCACTTGTCGAGCACCAGGGGGTCTGCGGTGTATTTCTGGCGGAAGTCCGCCAGCAGTGTCGCAGCATCCCCGGTCCACGACTGGACCACCGTCGACAGCGCCGAGAGCCGGTCCGTCATGCTGAGGGCGCGCTCATACTGTTCGCGCGCCAGTCGGTCCGCACCCTCGGCCTTGCCGAGGACCAGCAGGCCCAGGGCGGTGTTCTTCATCGACCGCCGTCCGGTCTGCTGGAAATCCGGCGAATAGGCGAGGCGGCTGTCATTGGTCAGGTAGACCTTCTCCAGCGTCGGGGCGAGGTGCGCCACCAGCGCGGCCACCAGCCCGTTGCGCACCTCATGGATCCGGTCGGGGTCAACATCGCTGCCGATCTCGCGGGCAATGGTCTGCTCGTTGGGGAGACCCAGCGCCAACGCCTTGTAGGCAGCATCCAGTTCCTTGGAGGCCAGCGTCTCTTCGAGGGCGTCGGCGATGGCGGCAACCTGCGTGTCGCTCCAGGCCTTGCCGGCAACAGCCTGGGTGAGCAGCCGCATCGAGACGTCCTGCAGCGCCTGCCAGCGGTTGAACGGGTCGGTATCGTGCCGCGCGAGGAACAACTGGTCGGCCTCGCTGGCGTTGGTGCTCAGTGTCACCGGCGCCGAGAAGCCGCGGAACAGCGATGGCACCGGGCGGTTGGGAACGCCATTGAAGGTGAGGCTGACCTTGCCGCTGTCCATGACGATCAGGTCGTCGCGCACCTCGGCGCCCGACACCGAGCTCCAGCTCATCGGACTGCCGTTCGGGCCGATGAGCCCGAACTTGATCGGCAGCACCATCGGCTGCTTCTCCTCCTGGCCGGGAGTCGGCTTGTTCTCCTGCACGATGTCGAGCGTGTAGGTCTGAGTCGCGGCGTCGAACCGGTCGGTGACGCTGACAGCCGGCGTGCCGGCCTGCAGGTACCATTGCTGGAACTGCTTGAGATCCTGGCCCGAGGAATCCTCGAACACCTTGATGAAGGCCTCGATGGTCGTCGCCTCGCCGTCATGGCGCTCGAAATAGAGGTCCATGCCCTTGCGGAAGCCGGCCTCGCCGAGCAGCGTCGCCAGCATGCGGACGATCTCGGCGCCCTTCTCGTAGACGGTGGCCGTATAGAAGTTGTTGATCTCCTTGTAGCGGTCGGGCCGCGCCGGATGGGCCAGCGGCCCGCCATCCTCGGGGAACTGCGTCTGACGCAACTGGCGCACGTCGTCGATGCGGTTCACCGGGCGCGAGCGCTCGTCCATCGAGAACTCCTGATCGCGGTAAACCGTCAGGCCTTCCTTTAGGCAGAGCTGGAACCAGTCGCGGCAAGTGATTCTGTCGCCTGTCCAATTATGGAAGTACTCGTGCGCGATGACGCTCTCGATGTTGATGTAGTCGGCATCGGTGGCGCTCTCCGGCTTGGCGAACACCAGCTTGTCGTTGAAGATGTTGAGGCCCTTGTTCTCCATCGCGCCGAAGTTGAAATCGGAGACGGCGACGATGTTGAAGATGTCGAGATCGTACTCGCGTCCGAACCGGCGTTCGTCCCAGGCCATCGAGCGCTTGAGCGAGTCCATGGCGTAAAGGCATTCGCTCTCCTTGCCATGCGCGCAGTAGATGCCGAGCGCTACCTTGCGGCCCGAGGCGGTGGTGAACTCGTCGTGGATCGAGCCGAGATCGCCCGCCACCATGGCGAACAGATAGGCCGGCTTGGGGAACGGGTCTTCCCACACCGCGAAGTGCCGGCCATCGGGCAGGGCGCCGGTTTCGACGAGGTTGCCGTTGGAGAGGAGGATCGGCGCGAGCGCCTGGTCGGCGGTCATCCGCACCTTGAACGGCGCCAGCACGTCGGGACGGTCAAGATAATAGGTGATGCGGCGGAAGCCCTCCGGCTCGCATTGCGTGCACCAGGTGCCGTTGGAGCGGTAAAGGCCCATCAGCCGGAGGTTCTTCTCCGGCTCGACCGCCACTTCGGTCTCGAGCACGAAGCGCTTGTTGGGCGGCTGGTGGACAGTGAGCCCGCCCGAGGTGACCTCGTAGGCGGTGAGCGCTTGCGGCAGGCCGTCGATGGCGACGGTGCGCAAGGTGAGGTCTTCGCCGTCGAGCACCAGCGGCGTTCCGGGCGGGGTATTGGGCCGCGGCACGAGCGTCAGCATGGCGCGGATCACCGAGGTATCGGGGGCGATCCTGACATCCAGTTCGACCTTTTCGATCGCGTAGGGGGTCTCGGCATAATCCTTGAGGAAGACCGTCTCTTCGTTCTCGCCGCGCATCAAATGCTCCGCTGCATCAACTCGTTAACCAACTGTGGCGCAGGCGCAACAGCCGAATCCAGGGGTTAGTGTATTCTATGCGGCTGACAACCAGCCATGTGGAACGATCCTTGCCGATTTCGGCGGTATTGGGATCGACGCGCGGCTGGCCCGCCAGCACGCACCTCCGTCACGCTATTGGCGTGACGTGTGCGTAATCCAAATCAGACGAGAGGGTAAGCCCTCGGATGGCAAGAGCCGCTTGACCTCAACCTAGGTTGAGGCCGTAGCCGTGCCGCCATCCCGGGGTGGACGGAGGAGACAGTCGTGATCGACAGAGTGTTCAAGTGGTTCGAGGATCGGCTGAACCCCTATCCGCAGGGGGAGCCGACGCAGCCGCCCAAGGGCCTGGTCGCCTTCTGCCTGCACTATTGCATGGGCGCCAAGCGCTGGCTGATCGCCATGGCGGTTCTGGGCGCCGCGATCGCTGCTGGTGAGATTGCGCTGTTCGGCTTCATGGGTTCGCTGGTCGATTGGCTGAGCACTGCCGACAAGGCGACCTTCCTTCAGACCGAGGGCTGGAAGCTCGGGCTGATGGCGCTGGTGCTGCTGGTCGGCCTGCCGCTGCTGCAGATCGTCGACACCCACATCATTCACCAGACGCTGATCGGCAATCTGCCGCAGCGCATCCGCTGGATGGCGCACCGCTATCTGCTGCGCCAGTCGATGAGCTACTTCCAGGACGAGTTCGCCGGCCGTATCGGCGCCAAGCTGATGCAGACGGCCCTCGCCGTGCGCGAAGTGGTGATGAAACTGCTCGACGTCACGGTGTTCGTGGTCGTCTACTTCGCCGGCGCCGTAGTGCTGGCGGCGATGAGCGACCCCTGGCTGGCCGTGCCGTTCCTCGTCTGGCTCGCCGCCTATGTGGCGCTGCTGGTCAAATACGTGCCGCAACTGGGCAAGATCTCCGAGGCGCAGGCGGACGCACGCTCGTTGATGACCGGTCGTATAGTCGACAGCTACACCAACATCGCCACCGTCAAGCTGTTCTCGCATTCGCGGCGCGAGGAAGCCTATGCGCATGAGGCGATGGACCAGTTCATGGGCACCGTGCACCGGCAGATGCGGATGATCGCGTTCTTGCAGATCGTCATCCCGCTGATGAACAACATCCTGCTCTTCGCGGTGGTCTGCGTGGGCATCAACCAGTGGATCTTTGCCGGCATGACTCCGGGCGCCATCGCCGTGGCGGCGGCCCTGGTGCTGCGCTTCCAGGGCATGAGCCAGTGGGTGATGTGGGAGATGTCGGCGCTGTTCGAGAACATCGGCATCGTGCGCGACGGCATCAACTCGATCTCGCTGCCGCGCGTCGTCGCCGACCAGCCCGATGCCAGGCCGCTCGGCCCGGTGAAGGGCGACGTGCGCTTCGAGGATGTCGGCTTCCACTATGGCAAGCAGTCTGGCGTCATCGACCACCTGAACCTCTCGATCAAGCCGGGCGAGAAGATCGGTCTCGTCGGCCGTTCCGGCGCCGGCAAGTCCACCATCGTCAACCTGCTGCTGCGCTTCTACGACCGCGAGAGCGGCCGGATCACCATCGACGGTACCGACATCGCCACCGTGCAGCAGGATACCCTGCGCGAGCAGATCGGCGTGGTGACGCAGGATACTTCGCTGCTGCACCGTTCGGTGCGGGAGAACATCCTCTACGGTCGCCCCGATGCGACCGAAGAGGACATGCTCGCCGCGGCGCGCCTTGCCGAGGCCGACACCTTCATCGACGGGCTGGTCGATCTCAAGGGCCGCAAGGGCTACGACGCCCATGTCGGCGAGCGCGGCGTCAAGCTCTCAGGCGGCCAGCGCCAGCGTATCGCCATCGCCCGGGTGCTCTTGAAAAACGCGCCGATCCTGGTGCTCGACGAAGCGACCTCGGCGCTCGACAGCGAGGTCGAGGCGGCGATCCAGGGCCAGTTGCAGCTGCTGATGCGCAACAAGACGGTGATCGCCATCGCGCATCGGCTTTCGACCATCGCCATGATGGATCGGCTGGTGGTGCTCGAGCAGGGCAAGATCGTCGAGCAGGGCACCCATGCCGAACTGATCGCGCTGGGCGGCGTCTATGCCAAGCTCTGGGCCCGCCAGTCCGGCGGCTTCATCGAGATGGATGCTCAGGAGGAGGCCGCGGAGTGATGAACGAGAGTTTCAGGCACTTGGCCTCCCCCCTCCCAACCTCCCCCGCACGGGGGGAGGTGCCGCATCGTGTTCTCGGCCGGATCGTGCCCGACACACTGGCCGGCACTCTCCCCCTCGCGGGGAGGGTCGGGGAGGGGGGCGCCACGCGCCCCGCCTTCTAGCCAGACACAACTTCAACCATCCCAAGGAGGGGACAAATGGAAACTCGCAATCATCCCGGATTCATCGACCTCAGCGCGGGCCCCAATGCCAGCTGGTCCAAAGTGAAGCGAAAACAATCCGTTAGAGCCCTCACCTGACTCGGATAGTCAGCCGGGCTCGGAAAATGAGTTCAAAATGCTCAACCGAGTCATTGCCTGGTTCGATGCCCGCTACTCTCCGGTAGCGCTGGCCAAGGACACCCAACCCCCGATGGGGGTCACCAAGTTCACCATGTACTTCGTCAACCAGTTCCGCGGCGCGTTCCTGCTCCGCATGGTGCTGGTGGCCATCGGCTCGATTGCCGATGCGATGATGCCGGTCTTCGTCGGCGTCGTGGTCGGTCTGCTCGCCACTACCCCGCCGGGGCAGATGTTCGAGCTGCACTGGCAGACCTTTCTCTGGATGATCCTCGTCATCGCCGTGGTCCGCCCGATCACCTTCCTGCTCGATACGCTGGTCCGTAACCACTCGATCGTCCCCAACCTCGTCGACATCGTCCGTTGGCAGAGCCATTGGCACGTGATCCGGCAGACCTGGAGCTACTTCCAGAACGACTTCGCCGGGCGCATCGCCAACAAGATCATGCAGGCCGGGGAATCGATCGAGACCTCGGTCAATATGACCATCGATGCCGTCTGGTATGCCGGCATCTTCGTTGTCGTCGCGGTGGTGGTGCTGGCACGGCTCGACTGGGTGCTGCTGGTGCCGATCGCCGTCTGGCTGGTGCTCTACGGCATCCTGTTCACCATCGTCATGCCGCTGATCGCCAAGCATTCCGAGGATCTGTCGGAAGCCAAATCGGTGATGACCGGCCGCGTCGTCGACAGCTACACCAACATCCACACGCTGAAGACGTTCTCGACCGATGGGCACGAGGATGCGTATGTGGCGGACTCGGTGAACGAGCACGCCGTCGAGTTCCGCCGACTGATGCGGGTGTTCACCTACATGTGGTCGACGCTGTTCCTGCTCAACGCCGGTCTGGTGATCTCCATCGCCTGGATCGCGCTCAGCAGCTGGAACGCCGGAACGCTGAACGCCGCTGCGGTGGCGACGGCGATCCCGTTTGCGCTGCAGATCATGAACATGAGTGGCTGGATCCTCGATGTCGGCTCCAACATCTTCCGCCAGATCGGCACCACGCGGGACTCGATGATCACCATCGCCCAGCCGATCACCATGCTCGACAAGCCGGAGGCCAAGGACCTCGTGGTGAAGGAGGG from Devosia sp. A16 encodes the following:
- a CDS encoding ABC transporter ATP-binding protein; translation: MFKWFEDRLNPYPQGEPTQPPKGLVAFCLHYCMGAKRWLIAMAVLGAAIAAGEIALFGFMGSLVDWLSTADKATFLQTEGWKLGLMALVLLVGLPLLQIVDTHIIHQTLIGNLPQRIRWMAHRYLLRQSMSYFQDEFAGRIGAKLMQTALAVREVVMKLLDVTVFVVVYFAGAVVLAAMSDPWLAVPFLVWLAAYVALLVKYVPQLGKISEAQADARSLMTGRIVDSYTNIATVKLFSHSRREEAYAHEAMDQFMGTVHRQMRMIAFLQIVIPLMNNILLFAVVCVGINQWIFAGMTPGAIAVAAALVLRFQGMSQWVMWEMSALFENIGIVRDGINSISLPRVVADQPDARPLGPVKGDVRFEDVGFHYGKQSGVIDHLNLSIKPGEKIGLVGRSGAGKSTIVNLLLRFYDRESGRITIDGTDIATVQQDTLREQIGVVTQDTSLLHRSVRENILYGRPDATEEDMLAAARLAEADTFIDGLVDLKGRKGYDAHVGERGVKLSGGQRQRIAIARVLLKNAPILVLDEATSALDSEVEAAIQGQLQLLMRNKTVIAIAHRLSTIAMMDRLVVLEQGKIVEQGTHAELIALGGVYAKLWARQSGGFIEMDAQEEAAE
- the pepN gene encoding aminopeptidase N is translated as MRGENEETVFLKDYAETPYAIEKVELDVRIAPDTSVIRAMLTLVPRPNTPPGTPLVLDGEDLTLRTVAIDGLPQALTAYEVTSGGLTVHQPPNKRFVLETEVAVEPEKNLRLMGLYRSNGTWCTQCEPEGFRRITYYLDRPDVLAPFKVRMTADQALAPILLSNGNLVETGALPDGRHFAVWEDPFPKPAYLFAMVAGDLGSIHDEFTTASGRKVALGIYCAHGKESECLYAMDSLKRSMAWDERRFGREYDLDIFNIVAVSDFNFGAMENKGLNIFNDKLVFAKPESATDADYINIESVIAHEYFHNWTGDRITCRDWFQLCLKEGLTVYRDQEFSMDERSRPVNRIDDVRQLRQTQFPEDGGPLAHPARPDRYKEINNFYTATVYEKGAEIVRMLATLLGEAGFRKGMDLYFERHDGEATTIEAFIKVFEDSSGQDLKQFQQWYLQAGTPAVSVTDRFDAATQTYTLDIVQENKPTPGQEEKQPMVLPIKFGLIGPNGSPMSWSSVSGAEVRDDLIVMDSGKVSLTFNGVPNRPVPSLFRGFSAPVTLSTNASEADQLFLARHDTDPFNRWQALQDVSMRLLTQAVAGKAWSDTQVAAIADALEETLASKELDAAYKALALGLPNEQTIAREIGSDVDPDRIHEVRNGLVAALVAHLAPTLEKVYLTNDSRLAYSPDFQQTGRRSMKNTALGLLVLGKAEGADRLAREQYERALSMTDRLSALSTVVQSWTGDAATLLADFRQKYTADPLVLDKWLSLNAIAADDGALDRIRSILAAPDFPQNNPNRLRALMATFGMNNPTQFARKDGAGFRFLAEFVGDVDKRNPQVAARVLTAFRVWRSFESVRRGEAERALKSLQETGDLSRNTADILERTLAG
- a CDS encoding sensor histidine kinase, whose product is MRPTEQSGDEAKRFRTPDGLMRGNWLRRTLIGVLERLLTRLTGRKPTAGYASLIETLPFGVACWGTDACLIASNSRFAERLGVTPDALAAGAAYHEVVKSLAQGGYMQSVREDWQNRLLELHREDGSTLLIEERPLEGSGFVTLVMDVTESRRTNQLLTSIREEQRLLARRYHEEKLRAEAASRSKTSFLAHLSHDIRTPLNHIIGFADMMRQQPYGPLGDPRYLSYVEAVKSSGERLLGFFGSILELAELEGGRREMRADRFTADELLVGVFRRFAGQAQHAGVIFGLGGPCNALLTADRFALERMVSNLVENAVRFTPRGGKVTLAAYAGSDGVVLEITDTGIGMTAERLATLSQPFVFGDAALTRDREGAGLGIAIARAIAELSGGHLAIDSRQGLGTTVAVSLPVLADQEAKAA
- a CDS encoding ABC transporter ATP-binding protein, with the translated sequence MLNRVIAWFDARYSPVALAKDTQPPMGVTKFTMYFVNQFRGAFLLRMVLVAIGSIADAMMPVFVGVVVGLLATTPPGQMFELHWQTFLWMILVIAVVRPITFLLDTLVRNHSIVPNLVDIVRWQSHWHVIRQTWSYFQNDFAGRIANKIMQAGESIETSVNMTIDAVWYAGIFVVVAVVVLARLDWVLLVPIAVWLVLYGILFTIVMPLIAKHSEDLSEAKSVMTGRVVDSYTNIHTLKTFSTDGHEDAYVADSVNEHAVEFRRLMRVFTYMWSTLFLLNAGLVISIAWIALSSWNAGTLNAAAVATAIPFALQIMNMSGWILDVGSNIFRQIGTTRDSMITIAQPITMLDKPEAKDLVVKEGGIAFDNVTFNYWRGKEGTVMEGFNLTIKPGEKVGLVGRSGAGKSTLVNLMLRLFDVESGAIRIDGQDVRDVTQESVRAAIGLVSQDTSLLHRSVRENIKYGRQTATDEEMIRAAEQAKVAEVIAGLVDPKERRGYDAHVGERGVKLSGGQRQRVAIARVLLKNAPILVLDEATSALDSEVEAAIQDQLVSLMQGKTVIAIAHRLSTIAAMDRLVVLEKGRIVEEGTHAELLASGGHYAQLWQRQSGGFLDMKSEAAE